The segment AGCGGGCGGTGCATCTGCACGAAGCGGACATCCGGCCTACCGACCGCTTCCTGATGGAGCGCTTCATTACCGCCTCGGTGACCATCGAAGCCGGTGAGTCGGATGACCACGCGGTGATCGTGAACCCGCGGATCAAGGCCAGCGAGGCCTACCGTCCCACCTTGCGCGTCGTCTCACTGGATATCGAAACCAGCGCCATGGGCGAGCTTTACTCGGTGGCCCTGGAAGGCTGCGGGCAGCGCCAGGTGTACATGCTTGGCGCTCCGCCCGAAGGCCCGGCCGCCGACCTCGACTTCGCGCTGACCTACTGCGCCGATCGCCCCGCGATGATCCTGGCCCTGAACGCCTGGTTCCGCGAGCATGACCCCGACGCGATCATCGGCTGGAACCTCGTGCAGTTCGACCTGCGCCTGTTGCAGGCTTGCGCGGACCAGCATGGCCTGGTGCTCGCCCTGGGTCGCTCGGGCAAGCCGATCGACTGGCGTGCCCACGGTCGTCGCGAGGGCTACGTGTTTGCGTCGATCCCCGGGCGGCTGGCCATCGACGGCATCGAGGCCTTGCGCTCGGCGATGTGGTCGTTCCCCTCGTTCAGCCTGGAGAGCGTGGCCCAGACCCTGCTCGGCGAGGGCAAGGACGTCGACGATCCGTACCACCGCATGGACGAGATCGAGCGGCGCTTCCGCGAGGACAAGCCCGCGCTGGCGCGTTACAACCTCGTCGACTGCGAGCTGGTGACGCGCATCTTCGCGAAGACCGGCCTGCTCGACTTCGTGCTGGAACGCGCGAATGCCACTGGCCTGCCAGCGGACCAGTCCGGCGGCTCGATCGCTGCGTTCAGCCACCACTATCTCCCGCGCATGCATCGCGAGGGCTATATCGCACCGAACATCGGCAGCAGCCACGGTGAGTCGTATCCCGGCGGCTTCGTCATGGAATCGCGGCCGGGCATCTACGACTCGGTGCTCGTGCTCGACTACAAGAGCCTGTATCCGTCGATCATTCGCACCTTCCTCGTCGATCCCATCGGCCTGGCGGAAGGCGTCCTCGAAGCGGATGAGAGCAAGACGGTGCCCGGCCCGAATGGCACGCGTTTCTCCCGGACGAAGCATTGCTTGCCCGGGATCATCACCCAGCTCTGGGCGAGTCGCGACAAGGCGAAGCGCGAAGGTAACCAGGCGCTGTCGCAGGCGTTCAAGCTGCTGATGAATGCGTTTGTCGGCGTGCTCGGCGCCTCCGGCGGGCGCTTCTTCGATCCACGCCTGGCTTCGGCGGTCACGCTGCGCGGCCACGAAGTCATGCGCACCACGCGCAAGCTGGTGGAAGAGGAAGGCTACGAAGCCATCTACGGCGACACCGACTCGATCTTCATCTGGCTGGGCCGCGCGCACGACGAGCGCGAAGCGATGGCGGTGGCTGAGCACCTAGTCGGTCGCATCAACCAGTGGTGGAAGGAATCGCTGGCCGCGACGTATGGCGTCGATAATTTCCTCGAGATCGAATTCGACACGCACTACAAACGCTTCTTCATGCCCACCATCCGCGGAAGCGAACTAGGCAGCAAGAAGCGGTATGCCGGCCTGGTTGAAGAGGAAGACGGCAGCGAAGAGCTGGTGTTCCGCGGGCTGGAGACGGTGCGCAGCGACTGGACGCCCCTGGCCCAGCGCTTCCAGCGCGAGCTGTATGGACGGATCTTCCGTCGCGAGCCGTATGCCGAGTTCGTGAAGGACTACGTCCGACAGCTACAGTCTGGCGCCTTCGACGACCTGCTCGTTTACCGCAAGCGCCTGCGCGGCAAGCTGGCCTCGTACGATCGCACCACGCCGCCGCAGGTGCGCGCGGCCCGCCAGGCCGACGAGCACAATGCGCGCCTGGGCCGTCCGCTGCAGTACCAGAACGGCGGCTGGATCAGCTACGTGATGACCCTGGGCGGACCGGAGCCGGTCGAGGCGCGCCTGGGCAGCATCGACCACGAGCACTACCTCACCAACCAGCTGGAGCCGATCGCCGATGCGATCCTCGCGCCGCTGGGTGACAGCCTTGCCGCGCTGACCAACCAGCAATCCGAACTGTTCTAGGCGCGCGCCTCGCGGCGCACCGCCTGCGGCGGGATGCCGTAGCCACGCACGAATACCTCGCGCAGGTGGCGGCGATCGCGGAAGCCGGTTTCGCGCGCGACCACCTCCAGCGAATGCCGGCTCTGCTCGATCATCGTCCGCGCGGCTTCCAGGCGCAGCTTCTCCACCGCCTTCGCCGGTGATTCGCCGGTTTCCGCGGTGAATACGCGGCTGAACTGGCGAGGGCTGAGATGCGCGACCTCGGCCAGCTCCTCCACGCCGAGCGGCTGGGTGAGGTTGCGGCGCGCGTACTCCAGCGCTTCCTGGATGCGATCCGTGCGCGGTGCCAGCGTGAGCAGCTCGGAATGCTGGGTCTGTCCGCCGGTGCGGCGGTGGTGCATCACCAGCCGATGCGCCACGGCCCGCGCCACGTCGGCGCCCAGGTCGCTTTCGAGCAGGCCGATGGCGAGATCGAGGCCCGACGACATGCCGGCCGAGGTCCACACCGGGCCGTCGGTGACGAAGATGCGGTCCGGCTCGAGATGGGTGGACGGGTAGCGCTCACGCATGGCTTCGACGAAGAGCCAGTGCGTGGTGGCGCGGCGGTTCTCCAGCAACCCGGCTTCGCCGAGCACGAAGCCGCCGGTGCACAAGCCGGCGATACGCCGGGCGCGCTGGGCCGGCCCTGCCAGGAAGGCCACGACGGCCGGATCGGCCGGGGTGGTAATCGGGTCGTAGACACCCGGCACCATCCACGTGTCGGCCTGGGTCCGGCGCGTCAGCGCCTTGGTCAGCACCTTCAATCCGAGCGAGGTACGTATCTCGCCGCCCGCTGGCGAATACGTCTCGATGCCGTAGTAGTCGCGCCCGAGCACGTGGTTGGCGAACTCGAAGACCGCCTGGGTGCCCAGCGCCATGACCTGGAAATCGTCTGAGAGTACGTAGCCGATGCGATGCATGGCGGGCCTCCGGGAGGCATGGCATAAAACATGACTATATACGTCATTTAAGCCACCGTCGAGGCGGCGCAATGTACGTCCCTGCCGCGGCACCGCCGCCTCATTCCCGGACCTACGCTCATGAACGCTTCCCTCGGAACTGCCCTTGTCACCGGTGCCTCGTCGGGCATTGGCGCCCTCTACGCCGAACGCCTGGCGGAGCGCGGCTACGACCTGATCCTGGTCGCCCGTGACCGCGATCGCCTCAACGCCCTGGCCACGAAGATCAGCGGCGCCACGGGCCGCAGCGTCGACGTGCTGGTGGCGGACCTCGCCAACCCGGCGGACCTTGCGAAGGTGGAAGCGACGTTGCGCGATAACAGCCGCGTGACCATGCTGGTGAACAACGCCGGCGTCGGCACGCACACGCCGCTGCTGGGCAGCGACATCGATGCCATGCACAAGTTGATCGACCTCAACGTCACCGCGCCGACCCGCCTGACCTATGCCGCCGCGCCCGGCTTCGTGGCACGTGGCAAGGGCGCGATCATCAATATCGCCTCCATCGTCGCGATTGCGCCGGAGATCCTCAACGGCGTGTACGGCGGCAGCAAGGCCTTCCTTCTCGCCTTCAGCCAGTCGCTGAAGCACGAACTCGGCGACAAGGGCGTGCAGGTGCAGGCCGTGCTGCCGGGTGCGACGGCGACCGAGTTCTGGGACGTCGGCGGCCTGCCGATCGAGAATCTCCCCGCCTCGATCGTCATGCGCGCCGAGGATCTGGTGGACGCCGCGCTGGTCGGCTTCGATCGCGGTGAACTGGTGACGATCCCGTCGCTGCACCAGGGCGATGAGTGGCAGGCGTACGAAGCAGCGCGCCAGGCCATGTCGCAGCATCTCTCCAGCGATACGGTGGCCCAGCGCTACCTCGTCGTGGCCTGAGGCGATACGCTGCGCGGATGCAGCCTGCCAAACGGCCCCACGGCCATAGCTACACCGCCGACGAGATCCGCGCCCTGCGCGCGGATCTTTGTCGTGTCGACCCGTCGCTCACCCTTGCGAATGCGGTGACCCCCGCGTTCGCGTGGCGCTCGCGCCCGGCCGCCTACGCCGGCCTGCTGCGACTCGTCGCCGAGCAGCAGGTGTCGGTCGCCTCGGCCGCGGCAATCTGGAAGCGCATCGAAGAAGGGCTCGGCGAGGTAACGGCTGCCAGCGTCATCGCCGCGGGCGAAGAGCGCATGCGCGAGCTCGGCATGTCGAAGCCGAAAGCCCGTTACGCGGTGGCCATCGCCCGCGCCGAGCTGGCCGGCGAGATCGACTTCGCCGCGCTGGCGACGAAGGACGATGACGAAGCCGTGGCCACGCTCACCGCGTTGCTCGGCATCGGCCGCTGGACGGCCGAAGCGTTTCTCATCGGTGGCTATGGCCGCACGGATTTCTTTCCAGCCGCGGACATCGCGTTGCAGGAAGCCGTACGCCTCGTCGACCACGCGGAACATCGCCCGACCGAGAAGGAACTCTACGCACGCGCCGAACGCTGGAAGCCGTACCGCGCCGTCGCGGCGCACCTGCTGTGGGGTTTCTACACCGCGGTGAAAACCGGCAGCGTCGACCTCACGCAGCCGCCCGCGCATAGCGCGCCGGCGGCTGGCCGACGTGGCGGGCGAAAGCCACGCTGAAGGCGCTCGCGGAGCCATAACCCACCTGTTCGGCGACGCTGGCCACGCCGGCACCCTCACGGCGCAGCAGCTGGCGCGCGAGGGCCATGCGCCACGTGAGCAGGTATTCCATCGGCGCGATGCCGACGACGCGGGTGAAGCGCTCGAAGAAGGCCGAGCGCGAAAGCGCCGCTTCGCTGGCCATGCGCACGACCGTCCACGGTTCGGCCGGGCTTTCATGGATCCGCCGCAGCGGCTGCGCGAGGCGCGCGTCGGCCAGGCCGCGCACGAGGCCCGTGGGTGCCGCCGTCCCCGCGGAACGCAACGCATCGATGAAGAGCACTTCCAGCAGGCGTTCCAGCACCACGTCGCGCGCCGGCCGGTCGCCGCGGGATTCCTCGCCGACCAGCCCGACGAGTGCCGCCAGGCGGGGCTCGCCGCGAATGTGCAGCACGTCGGGCAGCAAGGACACCAGCAACGCGGCATCCGGTGAACCAAACGCGCAATGGCCGATGAGGGCGCGGTAATCCGCCGGGCCGTCCGGATCGCCGACGCGTGCGCGGCCCTCGGCGAAGGTCACGGGCGATGGGTCGTCACCGGGCGGCGGCTCAAGGCTTGTCGTGAGGATGTCGAACGCGGCGGGGATGAGCGCGAAATCGCCCGCCTGCAGGATCACCGGCTCGCGCCCGGGAAGGGTAAGCCGCGATGCGCCTTCCAGCACGGCGCAATAGAACGGCTCGCCCGTGCCGGGGCGGCTGACTCGCCACGGTGCCCGCGCGCTGACGACCTTGGCGTAGCGCATGACCGGCTGCAGCAGGGTCACGACTTCAGCAAAGGGATCGGTCACGGCCGGACTCCTGCGAACGAATAGTGGACGTTTGATTATAGGCCGTCCGGTGCGTGGCCTCTATCGTGGGCTTATTCCCCACGTCCCAGGAGTCACCATGCAAACCGTCCTGATTACCGGCTGCTCGTCCGGCTTTGGCCTGGAGACCGCGCGCTACTTCCTCGACAAGGGCTGGCGCGTGGTCGCCACGATGCGCACGCCGCAGGCGGAGCTGTTGCCGCCGTCGGACCGCCTGTCGATCATCGCGCTGGACGTCACCGACGCCGAAAGCATCCGCCAGGCCGTGGACGCCGCCGGCCCGATCGACGTGCTGGTGAACAACGCCGGCATCGGCATGCTCAATGCGCTGGAAGGCACGCCCATGGCGGTGGCGCGCGATGTGTTCGAGACCAACACCATCGGCACCTTCGCGATGACCCAGGCCGTGCTGCCGCAGTTCCGTGAACGCGGTGCGGGCGTCATCGTCAACGTGACCTCGTCGGTCACGTCGAAGCCGCTGCCGCTGTTGTCGGTGTATACGGCAAGCAAGGCCGCCGTGAATGCGTTCAGCAGCTCATTGGCGCTGGAGCTGGAACCGTTCGGCATCCGTGTGCGCGTGGTGTTGCCGGGCAGGGCGCCGACCACGAAGTTCGGCGAGAACGCCCGCGAACGCATCGGTGACTTCCCGCCGGCCTATGCGGACTTCGCCGCCCGCGTCTTCGAAGGCGTGCGTGCGCAGACCGGCGATATCACCCGCTCCAGCGATGTCGCCGAAGCGGTATGGCGTGCGGCCACCGATCCGGCCAGCCCGGTGCGGATCCCGGCTGGCGCGGATGCGGAGGCCGTGTTCAACGGCTAAGGCTTACTTGCCGAACACCTCGCGGATGCGCTGGGCGATGTGCTTGCCATGCGTTTCCAGCGCGAAGTGACCGGTGTCGAGCAGTTCCACGATGGCATCCGGGTTGTCGCGGCGATACGCCTCGGCGCCCGGCGGGAGGAAGAACGGATCGTTCTTGCCCCAGATCACCAGGGTGGGCACGTGGCGCTCGCGGAACACGCGCTGGAAGTCCGGGTACTTCGTGAGGTTGTGCTGGTAGTCGAGGAACAGGTCGAGCTGGATGTCGTTGTTGCCCGGGCGCTGCATCAGCAGGTAGTCCAGCTGCCACATCATTGGGTCGAGCAGGGTTTCGTCCGGCACGCCGTGGGCGTACTGCCACTTGATGCCTTCGAGCGAGAGCACCTCGCGGATGGCCTCGCGGTTCTCCTTCGACGGGTCCGCCCAGTACTTGCGGATGGGCGCCCAGCCGTCGCCAAGGCCTTCGAGGTAGGCGTTGCCGTTCTGGCTGATGATGCCGGTCAGCCGCTCGGGCTTGGCCACCGCCAGGCGGAAGGCCGACGGTGCGCCGTAGTCGAAGACGTAGAGGATGTAGCTCTGCAGGTTCAGCGCATCGACGAAGGCCTCGAGGGTCTTGCCCAGGTTGTCGAAGGTGTAGGTGTAACCGCGGCTCTCCGGCACTTCGGTGAAACCGAAGCCCGGCAGGTCGGGGGCGACGAGGTGGAAGCGGTCCACCAGTTCGTTGAACAACTCGCGGTACTGCAGGGAGCTGGTCGGGAAACCGTGGACGAGCAGGAGGGTCGGGGCGGCGGGGTTGCCCGCCTCGCGATAGAACACGCGGACGCCGTCGGCGTCGACGAAGCGATGGTGGACGGGGAAATCGGTGGTCTGGATCATGGCGGCGGCTCCGGTGATGTAACCTGAATAAATCAACTATCAGGGTTACGACTAGGCTAAACATCGACCATGTAACTTGTCAATAGCCAATTTACAGGTTACACTTTGTCCATGAATCCCGTGACCTCGCTCGAGACCCCTCCGATCCTGGCGGACCAGCCGGCCCTGGACCTGATCAACACCGTGGTCATGGAAAACGGTGAATCGGTCGACCACCTGGTGTCCGACGCCGCGACGGCCGCCTGGCTGTCGCGCATGACCGGCGGCCCGGTGGAAGCCTCGGCCGGCCTTGGCGCGCGCGCCGTGGAACTGCGTGAGGTGGTTCGCCAGGCCGTGCTGGCACGCAAGCGCGGCGACGCCATCGACATCGCCCAGCTCAATGCCCTCACCCGGCAGATGAGCAGCCACATGGCGCTCGTCTCGCACGGTGGCCACCTGCACACCGAGCGCCGTTACGAGGGCGATGCGTCGTGGCGTGCGCTGGCGCCGCTGGGCGAAGCAGCCCTCACCTTGCTGGCCGAGGGCGACTTCAGCCTCGTCCGCGAGTGCGAGCACGAGGAGTGCTCCCTGTGGTTCTACGACCGCACCAAGTCGCACCGCCGCCGCTGGTGCAGCATGGCCTTGTGCGGCAACCGGCATAAGGTGAGCCGTTTCCGCGAGCGCCAGGCGAAGTAAGCGGCGCGCCAGGGCAGGTCAGGCGGGTTGCAGCGATTCGCCGAGCTGGCGCCCATACGCTGCGATGCGCCGCCCTACCGGCAGGCGTTCGGCCTCATAGGCCACCAGCGCTTCGCGCACCGGCAGCCGGCGCAATGCCCCGACCAGGGTCATCGCATCCCCCGCGGCCTTGGCCGCGCCCATGGCCGTGTGTGGCCGGACCACGAAGGCCGCGTCACCCAGCAGCGCGATGCGGCCGGAAGCCATGCGGCTGCTTTCATGGTCGAAGATGGCCTGGACGAAGGGCGTGGGTTCGGCATCCACCAGCACGCGGAACGCGGGCGGCAAGTCGTTTCGCGCGGCGTCGCGCAGGGCGTCGCGGTCTTCCGTGGATACCTCCCCGCGCGCCAGGGAAAACGGATGCGCCTGCCCTTCGGCATCGCGCAGCGTGCGACGCAGCCCTTCCGCGCCCGGCGCCTGGCGATACCAGACCCAGTTATAGCGGCGGCGCCCCGGGGCGATTTCGCCATCCGGCCCGGGCACCAGGTAGCCCAGCGCCTGCCCGTTGGGGGAAAAGTAAAAGGCAAAACGGTCGAACAGCGACGAAGCCGCGATGGCCGGCACCTCGGCTTCGGGCAGCAGCCCGCGCCAGGCGACGTAACCGGTGTAGTGGTTGTCCCGCTGGGTGGGCGTCACCACGGCGCGCACGACCGAGCCGATGCCATCGGCGCCGACCACGCAATCGAAGGCGAGGCGGTCGCCCGACGCGCGCTCGACGAAGGCGTGGGTGGCCGACTGGTCCACGCGCACCACGCCATCGCCCGTGTGATAGCTGCCCGCCGGCACATGCGCACGCAACGCGCGATAAAGGCCGTCCCAGGAGACCTGCATCTGCGGCGTGGGTTCGGTGCTGAGCACCGTTCCGTCGCGGGCCAGGACGATCCGTTCATAAGCGACCACGCCCACGCGCGCGGCGGATTCGGTCCCGAGCCGGCGCAGGATCTCAAACACCTCGTGCTGCGCGACCAGGCCGGCACCGCGCCCCGCCAGCCCGCCCTCGGCGCGTTCGAACACGTGCACCTCGTGGCCGTCGGCGCGCAGCAGCGCCGCGGCAAACAAGCCGCCGAGCGATCCGCCGACGATGCCAATACGCATGGGTGTCCCGGTTTCGTAAGGTCCCGGGCAACGTAACAATCCGCGCAAGGGCGCGGCTTGGTGTTTTGTGTGGATGGCAAACGGCGCTGACGTTACGATCGGGCAACGCCGGACGCCAAGGATCCGCCATGCCCCGCCCCTCGCTGACACCGCTCGCCGCAGGCAGCAGCCGCATGGTCTGCGCGATCTCCGCGGGCATGGTCGGTGTCTGCCTCACCGGCATCGGCCTGTTGCGCGTGTCCAGCGCGGTGAGCAAGAGCGGCACCATCGCCGACGACCTGCTCTCCTTCGACGCCATCCTGTTCCTGGTGGCGACGCTGAGCGCCTATTTCGCGCTGCGCGTAGAGACCGCGGCGCGCCTGCACCGGCTGGAGCGCGTGGCGGATATTTCCTTCATCCTGGCCATGGTCCTGCTCACGGCCGTGTGTTTCATCATCACGTACATGACTCTCTAGGGCTGATGCGCATGTCTGAGAAACCCGTCGCCGAGCGGCTGCAGGTGAAGAACGGCAGGACACTGGCGCTGGTGGCCGCGCCGAAGGGATTGGTCGTCGAGGCGGCGACGGCACCGACCGCGAAGGCGGACGTAGTGCTCGCGTTTACACCGGACCGCAAGGCGCTGGATAAGACGCTGGCAAAGCTGCCGCCGACGCTGAAGGACGGCGCGATCCTGTGGGTGGCCTATCCCAAGCTCACCTCGACGCTGGCCGTGGACCTGAGTCGCGACCTCATCCGCGAGGTCGCGCTCGGTGCCGGCCTCGACACCGTGGCGCAGATCGCCATCGATGCCGACTGGTCGGCACTACGCCTCAAACCAACGTCGCCCCAACCGTAGGAGCCCACCCTGTGGGCGACATCTTTCGCGGTAACGCTGCAGGGCCTGTGGCTCTGTCGCGAAAGATGTCGCTCACAGGGTGAGCTCCTACCGGTGTCGTGCTTAGAGATCTACCGACGCAGAGACCATCACCGTACGCGGGGCACCCTGAGTCAGGTAGTTACCGATACCTGCGCTAGCCCAGTAACCCTTATTCATCAGGTTCTCTACGCTCAGGTTGAAGGTAACGGGCTTGCCCTCGATGATCGGCGTGATGCGAGCGCCCGCGTCGTACGTCGTCCAGGCTGGAACGCGAAGCTTATTGGCTGTGTCCGCGAACTGCTTGCTTGTACGGATGGCGCGTGCGCTGAAGGTCAGATCCGAACTGTTCGGAATAGTCCACTCCACGCCTGCATTTGCCTGGAACCGCGGCACGCCGATGGCGTCATGGCCATCGTCTACGCCACTCTGCGTGTTGACCAGCGTCGGCTGGACGTAGTTCGCGCCGCCGAGGATACGGACGCCAGTAACGGGCTCGCCGTAGAAATTCCACTCAATACCGCGATTGCGCTGTTCGCCGTCGAGGACATAGGCGTTGGCAGCGTTGAAGACGGCGCTCGGCTGCTTGATCTGGTAAAGACCAAGACTGCTCCCGACGTTGCCCGCATCCCACTTCACACCCACTTCGTTCTGCTTGGCCTTGAAGGGCGCGAGCACCTTGCCGGCATTCGGAACGTCCTCGCCACCGCTTTGCTTGGGGGCCTGGCCGCCCTGCGTCAGCGCTTCAATGTGGTTCGCGTAAACGGCCCACTGGTCACTGATGCGGAAGTTGACGCCGGCCACCGGGCTCGTCGCGTACTGTTCGTACTCCGAGTTCTTCGCGCCGGGCTGGCCGTAGTCATACCCGATCACGTGAAGCTTCTGGCGACGCGCGCCAAGGGTGACCTGGAGACGGTCGTCCATGAAACCGATCGTGTCCGACAGAGCCAGGCTGCGCAACTGCGTGCGGCCCGTGTAGTTCGGGTCACTGATCGGGCCAACGTCGTAGCTGTAATCCGGAATCGGTGCTGCCGTCGGCTTGTAGAGATTCGTGGCGAAGAAGCCACCGCCGGCGTAGGCAGCCTTCTTATTCGTCGACAGCGCGGAGAAACCGAGCGTGACGCGGTGCGTGACATCGCCCGTGTCAAAGTGGGCATTCAAGCCCGCTTCGCCGGTACCCGTGTTGGCGATATAGGGGACAGTGAACCTGTACTCGTTAGCGTTGCCGTTGTTGTCGCTAAGCGTCGGGCTAACGTAATCGCCGAACTCGTTGCCATGATGCGCGCCAGCGGCGACATAGCCCGTCAGCCAGGGCGTGAAGTCGTACTCCGCGCGAACGACGCCAAACGTGTCTTCGAGCGACGAGCCGGACCACGGCTGCGCATAGTTAGTGCGGGCAGATGGTGCCCTCGGCACT is part of the Luteibacter pinisoli genome and harbors:
- a CDS encoding DNA polymerase II: MSSPGQRAYILTRHWRDTRNGVDLELWLATEEGPRCVLVTGQTAVAFARESQVAEVEAAIRNDGAFELKPLPLKTLGQEPVVGLYGQSYRAMLRLEKRLSERAVHLHEADIRPTDRFLMERFITASVTIEAGESDDHAVIVNPRIKASEAYRPTLRVVSLDIETSAMGELYSVALEGCGQRQVYMLGAPPEGPAADLDFALTYCADRPAMILALNAWFREHDPDAIIGWNLVQFDLRLLQACADQHGLVLALGRSGKPIDWRAHGRREGYVFASIPGRLAIDGIEALRSAMWSFPSFSLESVAQTLLGEGKDVDDPYHRMDEIERRFREDKPALARYNLVDCELVTRIFAKTGLLDFVLERANATGLPADQSGGSIAAFSHHYLPRMHREGYIAPNIGSSHGESYPGGFVMESRPGIYDSVLVLDYKSLYPSIIRTFLVDPIGLAEGVLEADESKTVPGPNGTRFSRTKHCLPGIITQLWASRDKAKREGNQALSQAFKLLMNAFVGVLGASGGRFFDPRLASAVTLRGHEVMRTTRKLVEEEGYEAIYGDTDSIFIWLGRAHDEREAMAVAEHLVGRINQWWKESLAATYGVDNFLEIEFDTHYKRFFMPTIRGSELGSKKRYAGLVEEEDGSEELVFRGLETVRSDWTPLAQRFQRELYGRIFRREPYAEFVKDYVRQLQSGAFDDLLVYRKRLRGKLASYDRTTPPQVRAARQADEHNARLGRPLQYQNGGWISYVMTLGGPEPVEARLGSIDHEHYLTNQLEPIADAILAPLGDSLAALTNQQSELF
- a CDS encoding GlxA family transcriptional regulator, whose protein sequence is MHRIGYVLSDDFQVMALGTQAVFEFANHVLGRDYYGIETYSPAGGEIRTSLGLKVLTKALTRRTQADTWMVPGVYDPITTPADPAVVAFLAGPAQRARRIAGLCTGGFVLGEAGLLENRRATTHWLFVEAMRERYPSTHLEPDRIFVTDGPVWTSAGMSSGLDLAIGLLESDLGADVARAVAHRLVMHHRRTGGQTQHSELLTLAPRTDRIQEALEYARRNLTQPLGVEELAEVAHLSPRQFSRVFTAETGESPAKAVEKLRLEAARTMIEQSRHSLEVVARETGFRDRRHLREVFVRGYGIPPQAVRREARA
- a CDS encoding SDR family NAD(P)-dependent oxidoreductase, which translates into the protein MNASLGTALVTGASSGIGALYAERLAERGYDLILVARDRDRLNALATKISGATGRSVDVLVADLANPADLAKVEATLRDNSRVTMLVNNAGVGTHTPLLGSDIDAMHKLIDLNVTAPTRLTYAAAPGFVARGKGAIINIASIVAIAPEILNGVYGGSKAFLLAFSQSLKHELGDKGVQVQAVLPGATATEFWDVGGLPIENLPASIVMRAEDLVDAALVGFDRGELVTIPSLHQGDEWQAYEAARQAMSQHLSSDTVAQRYLVVA
- a CDS encoding DNA-3-methyladenine glycosylase family protein, whose product is MQPAKRPHGHSYTADEIRALRADLCRVDPSLTLANAVTPAFAWRSRPAAYAGLLRLVAEQQVSVASAAAIWKRIEEGLGEVTAASVIAAGEERMRELGMSKPKARYAVAIARAELAGEIDFAALATKDDDEAVATLTALLGIGRWTAEAFLIGGYGRTDFFPAADIALQEAVRLVDHAEHRPTEKELYARAERWKPYRAVAAHLLWGFYTAVKTGSVDLTQPPAHSAPAAGRRGGRKPR
- a CDS encoding AraC family transcriptional regulator; the encoded protein is MTDPFAEVVTLLQPVMRYAKVVSARAPWRVSRPGTGEPFYCAVLEGASRLTLPGREPVILQAGDFALIPAAFDILTTSLEPPPGDDPSPVTFAEGRARVGDPDGPADYRALIGHCAFGSPDAALLVSLLPDVLHIRGEPRLAALVGLVGEESRGDRPARDVVLERLLEVLFIDALRSAGTAAPTGLVRGLADARLAQPLRRIHESPAEPWTVVRMASEAALSRSAFFERFTRVVGIAPMEYLLTWRMALARQLLRREGAGVASVAEQVGYGSASAFSVAFARHVGQPPARYARAAA
- a CDS encoding SDR family oxidoreductase, giving the protein MQTVLITGCSSGFGLETARYFLDKGWRVVATMRTPQAELLPPSDRLSIIALDVTDAESIRQAVDAAGPIDVLVNNAGIGMLNALEGTPMAVARDVFETNTIGTFAMTQAVLPQFRERGAGVIVNVTSSVTSKPLPLLSVYTASKAAVNAFSSSLALELEPFGIRVRVVLPGRAPTTKFGENARERIGDFPPAYADFAARVFEGVRAQTGDITRSSDVAEAVWRAATDPASPVRIPAGADAEAVFNG
- a CDS encoding alpha/beta fold hydrolase is translated as MIQTTDFPVHHRFVDADGVRVFYREAGNPAAPTLLLVHGFPTSSLQYRELFNELVDRFHLVAPDLPGFGFTEVPESRGYTYTFDNLGKTLEAFVDALNLQSYILYVFDYGAPSAFRLAVAKPERLTGIISQNGNAYLEGLGDGWAPIRKYWADPSKENREAIREVLSLEGIKWQYAHGVPDETLLDPMMWQLDYLLMQRPGNNDIQLDLFLDYQHNLTKYPDFQRVFRERHVPTLVIWGKNDPFFLPPGAEAYRRDNPDAIVELLDTGHFALETHGKHIAQRIREVFGK
- a CDS encoding CGNR zinc finger domain-containing protein, which encodes MNPVTSLETPPILADQPALDLINTVVMENGESVDHLVSDAATAAWLSRMTGGPVEASAGLGARAVELREVVRQAVLARKRGDAIDIAQLNALTRQMSSHMALVSHGGHLHTERRYEGDASWRALAPLGEAALTLLAEGDFSLVRECEHEECSLWFYDRTKSHRRRWCSMALCGNRHKVSRFRERQAK
- a CDS encoding FAD-dependent monooxygenase, which gives rise to MRIGIVGGSLGGLFAAALLRADGHEVHVFERAEGGLAGRGAGLVAQHEVFEILRRLGTESAARVGVVAYERIVLARDGTVLSTEPTPQMQVSWDGLYRALRAHVPAGSYHTGDGVVRVDQSATHAFVERASGDRLAFDCVVGADGIGSVVRAVVTPTQRDNHYTGYVAWRGLLPEAEVPAIAASSLFDRFAFYFSPNGQALGYLVPGPDGEIAPGRRRYNWVWYRQAPGAEGLRRTLRDAEGQAHPFSLARGEVSTEDRDALRDAARNDLPPAFRVLVDAEPTPFVQAIFDHESSRMASGRIALLGDAAFVVRPHTAMGAAKAAGDAMTLVGALRRLPVREALVAYEAERLPVGRRIAAYGRQLGESLQPA
- a CDS encoding DUF3052 family protein, which encodes MSEKPVAERLQVKNGRTLALVAAPKGLVVEAATAPTAKADVVLAFTPDRKALDKTLAKLPPTLKDGAILWVAYPKLTSTLAVDLSRDLIREVALGAGLDTVAQIAIDADWSALRLKPTSPQP
- a CDS encoding TonB-dependent receptor: MFASSLPRHRLAASVRFALVGALLLSASAYAADTPDDQRKPQENATTLSGVQVSADMVAPTAAYAGGQVARGGRFGVLGNQDAMNVPFALTSYTDTLIRAQQARTLGDVVDNDPAVRYGFGYGNYSQQFTIRGFQLYSDDIGFDGLYGLLPRQLLAPELISRVEIFKGANAFLNGISIGGSGIGGGINIAPKRAEAEPITRVGVDYGSDSQIGESIDIGRRWGANKEFGLRVNAVHREGGTGIDGETRRLTAAAIAFDYTGERLRITTDVGYQKQDIMGGRSTVFLGTATEVPRAPSARTNYAQPWSGSSLEDTFGVVRAEYDFTPWLTGYVAAGAHHGNEFGDYVSPTLSDNNGNANEYRFTVPYIANTGTGEAGLNAHFDTGDVTHRVTLGFSALSTNKKAAYAGGGFFATNLYKPTAAPIPDYSYDVGPISDPNYTGRTQLRSLALSDTIGFMDDRLQVTLGARRQKLHVIGYDYGQPGAKNSEYEQYATSPVAGVNFRISDQWAVYANHIEALTQGGQAPKQSGGEDVPNAGKVLAPFKAKQNEVGVKWDAGNVGSSLGLYQIKQPSAVFNAANAYVLDGEQRNRGIEWNFYGEPVTGVRILGGANYVQPTLVNTQSGVDDGHDAIGVPRFQANAGVEWTIPNSSDLTFSARAIRTSKQFADTANKLRVPAWTTYDAGARITPIIEGKPVTFNLSVENLMNKGYWASAGIGNYLTQGAPRTVMVSASVDL